The following coding sequences lie in one Silene latifolia isolate original U9 population chromosome 5, ASM4854445v1, whole genome shotgun sequence genomic window:
- the LOC141655593 gene encoding uncharacterized protein LOC141655593, translated as MGSKDWLSLFPDTGLKHYPIQISDHAPIEVDLNLTCMAGKRHFKLDAWALDFEECLDKVRLVWGATDGGSPAYRLTRKLTRVRSCVKKWTLDKKAEWNAKWDDFDRQLEQGIYIACNGGGEEEYMRVNEELRAYAAAKFWKQRAKIKWTVEGDTCTKFFFIWVKGRAGRNFIHGIKGEDGQWKYEEEVVSGAFQSSYMDLFRASSNGVSSRESTELDRIIGQLKFQVTQDEADRLSRPFTAKEICGAVFQMGAFKAPGPDGIPACFYQKCWFMVKHDFTKATLSILNWGMVLKELNRTFITLIPKNDAPKGLGITAN; from the coding sequence ATGGGGTCTAAGGATTGGTTATCTCTTTTTCCGGATACGGGTCTCAAACACTATCCGATTCAAATTTCGGATCATGCCCCGATTGAGGTTGATCTTAATCTCACTTGCATGGCCGGAAAACGACATTTCAAGTTAGATGCCTGGGCTTTGGATTTTGAGGAGTGTTTGGATAAGGTTCGGCTTGTTTGGGGCGCTACAGATGGTGGTTCTCCGGCGTACCGTCTAACGAGGAAGCTAACCAGAGTGCGGAGCTGCGTTAAAAAATGGACTTTGGATAAGAAAGCGGAATGGAATGCCAAGTGGGATGACTTTGATCGACAGTTAGAGCAGGGGATTTATATAGCGTGTAACGGGGGAGGGGAGGAGGAGTATATGAGAGTGAACGAGGAGCTCCGGGCATATGCTGCAGCAAAATTTTGGAAGCAACGAGCAAAGATTAAGTGGACAGTAGAGGGGGATACCTGTACAAAGTTCTTCTTTATTTGGGTGAAGGGTAGGGCTGGACGGAATTTTATTCATGGGATAAAAGGGGAGGATGGTCAATGGAAATATGAAGAGGAAGTCGTCAGTGGAGCTTTTCAAAGCTCTTACATGGATTTATTTCGGGCCTCAAGCAATGGTGTCAGTTCGAGAGAGTCTACGGAACTAGATCGAATCATAGGACAATTAAAGTTTCAGGTGACTCAAGATGAGGCGGATAGGCTATCCAGGCCGTTCACTGCAAAAGAGATATGTGGCGCTGTTTTTCAAATGGGGGCCTTTAAAGCTCCGGGTCCTGATGGTATCCCTGCTTGTTTTTATCAAAAATGTTGGTTCATGGTTAAGCATGATTTTACTAAGGCGACACTATCTATTCTAAATTGGGGGATGGTCTTGAAGGAACTTAATAGAACTTTTATCACACTTATCCCAAAGAACGACGCTCCTAAGGGTCTCGGGATTACAGCCAATTAG